TACATAAAAATGTAAAATCTAATATTACTCTTTTTTGGAGTTCATTTTTATacaaagaataataataatagaataaaataatatgtaatacaattagagaatttaagtaaaatactaattgataacttaaaaaaataatgaaactaAAGATAActtaataaattgaatataaaataaaaaaataaaatattcttttttatgagaattatgtaaaattaataatttttatttatttgaataaaatcGATTGAATAAATATCGGTCAAAGATATGATTATGTTGAAAATGAGTTCTATATACTTTTGAAAATATGAGAGTCTTGATTATTATAGAACCTAtggttttatatatattttttctaaagatagaaaaatttaaattcgCGACCTGTAATTGAGTATGAGAAGATTATAGCATTATGCTGTTTGAATTATAACTCGTTAGCGTCGAAAGAGTCTTAATTATTATAGAATTTTACAATTTATTATTTCATACgtcatatatattattttatgtttgacATTTCAGTATTgtagaatataaaattatgacaAAAATAAACGGCACTAACTTAGGAACCTCGATACCataattaatcttaattttCAAAGCGTAAAAAATACGttaaattattatctttttttaattttcgttttttCATCCACATTGATCTCTCCAAATTACTATATAGTTTGTGtccaaattccaaaattcattcattttttttttttttttttgtggagACCAAACATGCTTCTAATTTGATTGGTTTTTGTCCACACAGTTATAGGCCCACCTTGCATAAACGATATTTGACCTGTAAAATTACATAATTGTCCATgcaataaattttttgaaattacaGTACTTATCTAAAAACCAGTTACATAATACAACATTAATTCACTACTTTCACAGAACTCCTCTTACCACCTATCCTCAAATTATTGGTTGGTCAAATTTTAGGCATTTTTAGCCGCTACTGCCGTATTTTTACagaatttatctttttataataaaattattataatcattttatataaaaaaatattaatttagactaatttaaaatttaatttactgatttttagtcaaattaatttatttaatttaattttaataaaaataatataatttaattaattatatatattaaattttaattaataaaaaatatctttaaaaaaatcattttaaacatttttatcaaaataactCCCAATTCATTCAACTCGTTGTTTAGTTATACTTTTCCTCGATTTTTTTCCTCTATTTTTTTTCATGCTGGGAAAGTCCTATATTGTAAGTGCTATGTAATAAGCCGCCATGTCTAACAATAATCATTGAAATAGTTACACATAAGCTGCTCTATATATCCCTTCAATAAGGGGTTGATGATACTGGATATTATCGTGTTAATAATATATCCCAAAACTAACCTTTAAATTAGTCAtttatacataatatatataaaaatataaaatatattttgaataatatatctttatatataaatatataataattaatttaataataatttttaatatacacaTAATAATTTTATCGAAACAATAATTATATGATGGGAACCACCTTTTAGTTTTGATGTTGGCCTTCTAATAGTATTTTTCAGTAACGTTGAATCTTATGCGGAAGTTACAAATCTAATCCTTTAGATttgttatttgttattttaatttttttaaaatatacaaatttaactctctattattttaatattaaatcttttttaaataggttatttaaacatttttatttatgtactatAAAAGTTAAATTTCTATAAACTTTATTCTCCCTCGAATATAAGAAAccaatttattaattaaattttttaaaaatgttaaaatttatattagaaGAAAAATATACCAACTAATCATCACATCAAATTACACACAATCTtcctattttttttagaaaaaaattagcTAATATAAACACGTAGATGCaagtcaaagaaaaagaaaattataagtGTATACACTAAAAATCAACTATAAATATagatttatataatatttttcaagGAAATAATAAAGGTTAATAAGAGAAGGGTAAAGAGAAGAGTAGTTTAATTTTAAAGTAGGATAAAGTATATTTGTTCGTTTATAATGAATAGAATAGTAGTAACTATTTGCATTAACAAAAATCAATCAATAAAAAGTGATTTGATCTATATATACGAAGAATGTTAGGTACagcaatttttataatttatagtcatcaattaatcattaataatatttttaatgatataaaatttcatttaataatataaaattactcattttttttgttagttacgtaataatcaaaatttaataaagttgTTGGTCTTCTAAAcctttcttatatatatattcccATGTATATAAAGCaacgaaaagaaaagaaaaaaaaaacttaaaaaaggaaaagaattgcataAGCTATAATGTAGGGGAGACTTCTAGTTTTAGGAAGGCGAGGCCTTACAGGAAACTAAGAAGAGCAATGTTAGGGGTCagtattttttgtgttttttaaccATCAAGTAGCTATCAAGaatgtttttaatggtgtgagattaaaTCCAATGTTGTGGGATCATTCAATTTTCTCTTGATGGTTAAATGCTGACCAAGTTTTCAAAAAACTGCTGGCCCCAAGACTTTCCCAACTAGGAAAGTGGACGGAGGTAAGGATGAGATAACTGCAGCTGCGGCGTGTGAGTGTGAGTGCGAGCGGGGAAATAATGTCAACGTTGATAGGTGGAAGATCGAGATCAACAGCGAGATcaggaagaagaagcagcagcagaCAGTTGCGGATTCTGATTGCGTGTCTTGCTCTTCTCGCCATTCTGCCTCCGATACTCTTCCATCTCCGGGTCAGGCGTCTCCACCGGATCCACCTCGCCAAGTGCGCCTGGCTTCACCAACCGCCTCTAGTCTGCGCCCACGGCGGCGACTCTTCCGTCGCCCCCTCCAACACCGTATGCCTCTTGCTTCCTCATTCCTCATCCATTCATATTCATCATTATCTTCTTACTTTAGTTCTTGTACATCCCAATTGAATTGACAGATGGCAGCGTATGTGTCTGCTCTTAATTCCAAAGTGGACTGCATTGAGATCGACGTCTCTCGTTCCTCTGATGGCGTCCTCTTTGCTCTTCACGACAGGTACTCTTACTCCATTCCATTCATATCTCTTCCATTAATTATTCGTTTGCTCTCACGAGTCCCATGGTGGTGGCACAGGCAGGGATTTGCACCGCTTCTCTCCCAACACTACTTCTAAAGTTGGTCACCTTACCTCCAACCAGGTCTTGCTCACTACTCACTTCTCCCTTGGGGCTCAGAAATAATCACTTCAACTAACTAAGATCGTATTTTTTAGATAAGAGAGCTTGGTGCTTCTCTCCATTCTCCTGACAAGTTAAAAGATCAAAGTATACCTACCATTCAAGATGCCCTCATGGTATCATTCCTTTAATTCGTCTGTTATTGTTTCTGTTTACGGATCATATTTATTGACCCCTGCTTTGCAATGTATTTCTTAGTTGACTGCAAATTCAGTACGACAGATAATTCTAGACATCAAAGTTGGACCCCCGTTTTATGAGAAAGGTCTTGCCAGAGACATTCTCTCTATTGTAAGTGTAATTCTTCTGCCCTTTCCATCGCGCACACAATTCTTTACTGCTTTGTTGCGTTTTATTTATGTTTCAGCTGGAGAACACACTGTGTCAAAACTGTCTCGTATGGTGTAAAAGTGACAATTTGGTAAGGGATGTAATCAAACTTTCGTCAGAAATTACGGTAACTACTTCACTTGCCT
The genomic region above belongs to Arachis stenosperma cultivar V10309 chromosome 5, arast.V10309.gnm1.PFL2, whole genome shotgun sequence and contains:
- the LOC130983298 gene encoding glycerophosphodiester phosphodiesterase GDPD4 isoform X1; the encoded protein is MSTLIGGRSRSTARSGRRSSSRQLRILIACLALLAILPPILFHLRVRRLHRIHLAKCAWLHQPPLVCAHGGDSSVAPSNTMAAYVSALNSKVDCIEIDVSRSSDGVLFALHDRDLHRFSPNTTSKVGHLTSNQIRELGASLHSPDKLKDQSIPTIQDALMLTANSVRQIILDIKVGPPFYEKGLARDILSILENTLCQNCLVWCKSDNLVRDVIKLSSEITVGYIVMKEPSTGARTNLLRMKGAEVVGVYHPLIDEKLMRVLHRRKKKVYAWTVDDVESMQRMLFEHVDAVVTGNPTLLQRLMQDTRTQCLEEGYSLPQ
- the LOC130983298 gene encoding glycerophosphodiester phosphodiesterase GDPD4 isoform X2 produces the protein MSTLIGGRSRSTARSGRRSSSRQLRILIACLALLAILPPILFHLRVRRLHRIHLAKCAWLHQPPLVCAHGGDSSVAPSNTMAAYVSALNSKVDCIEIDVSRSSDGVLFALHDRDLHRFSPNTTSKVGHLTSNQIRELGASLHSPDKLKDQSIPTIQDALMLTANSVRQIILDIKVGPPFYEKGLARDILSILENTLCQNCLVWCKSDNLVRDVIKLSSEITVGYIVMKEPSTGARTNLLRMKGAEVVGVYHPLIDEKLMRVLHRKKKVYAWTVDDVESMQRMLFEHVDAVVTGNPTLLQRLMQDTRTQCLEEGYSLPQ